From the Lactobacillus sp. PV034 genome, the window TTTAATTGCTTATCTTCAGGTTGATTAATTGAGTCGGTTAAGACTAGCTTTTTAATTGGTGAATTATTCAATCTCTCAACAGCTGGTCCTGATAAGACCGCATGAGTAGCTGAAGCATAAACTTCTGTTGCTCCAGCGTCAATTAAAGCTTGTGAAGCTAAAGTAATAGTACCCGCAGTATCAATCATATCATCAATGATAATTGCACGTTTACCTTTCACATCACCAATAATATTCATGACTTCAGCAACATTTGCCTTTGGTCGACGTTTATCAACAATGGCAATTGGTGTTTTTAGAAATTCTGCTAACTTACGAGCACGAGTTACCCCACCATGGTCCGGTGAAACTACTACAGCATTTTCTTGCAGTCCATTTCTCAAGAAGTAATCAGCTAATAGTGGAGCTCCCATTAAATTATCAACTGGAATATCAAAGAACCCTTGAATTTGCGGAGCGTGTAAATCAAGTGAAAGGACACGATTTGCACCAGCAGCTTGAATCATGTCTGCTACTAATTTAGCAGTAATTGGTTCACGAGCACGAGTCTTACGATCTTGACGCGCATATCCATAATAAGGTAAAACGATGTTAACAGTATGAGCTGAAGCACGTTTAACAGCATCAATCATAATTAATAATTCCATCAAGTTATCATTTACTGGTGCGCTAGTTGATTGAATTAAATATACATCTTTTCCACGTACTGATTCATCAATGTTAATTTGGATTTCTCCATCACTGAATCGCTTAACACTAGATTTACCTAATTTTACTCCAACTGCATCGGCAATCTTTTCTGCTAATGGCTTGTTAGAGTTGAGTGCAAAAATTTTAATTTTATCGTCTACTTTAGACATTGTTTCCTCCACAAAAAACTTACATTCTTACCTAATAATAGCAAAAAAATACGTCTTGTGCGCAAATTATACAAAAAAAGCGTCAACAGTTTGACTCTTTTTGAAATTATTTGATTATTCCCAGTCTTTATCCTTTGATAAAGGTAATTTGTGCCAATAATCTGGCTTATTAGTCTGACGACCACGGGCAATCGCCATCTCATAACGATCTACATCTTTAGTAATAGTTGAATCAGCTGCAATAAATGCATGATCAGCAATGTTTACTGGTGCAATAATAGTTGCTCCCGCTCCAATAAATGCGTGATCACCGACATTAGTATGGAACTTCTTAACACCATCATAATTTGAAAAGATCGTACCACACCCAATATTAATGTCCTTACCCAAAGTTGCATCCCCAACATATGTTAAATGACCAACTTTAGTATTCTCACCAATTTCAGCTTTCTTAACTTCCACAAAATTACCGATATGGGCCTTTTTACCAATCTTTGC encodes:
- a CDS encoding ribose-phosphate diphosphokinase, whose translation is MSKVDDKIKIFALNSNKPLAEKIADAVGVKLGKSSVKRFSDGEIQINIDESVRGKDVYLIQSTSAPVNDNLMELLIMIDAVKRASAHTVNIVLPYYGYARQDRKTRAREPITAKLVADMIQAAGANRVLSLDLHAPQIQGFFDIPVDNLMGAPLLADYFLRNGLQENAVVVSPDHGGVTRARKLAEFLKTPIAIVDKRRPKANVAEVMNIIGDVKGKRAIIIDDMIDTAGTITLASQALIDAGATEVYASATHAVLSGPAVERLNNSPIKKLVLTDSINQPEDKQLNKVELVSVGPLMGQAIKFIQEHKPLSPLFNTRFQTEKVNK